A part of Methanocorpusculum vombati genomic DNA contains:
- a CDS encoding DUF5803 family protein, which produces MRSANRDRPDHRGTALRAVTAVLLIGILLIVPASANTATYYIAENGASFSAEVTLVNQSGYMLISPGFIGEGAELKVTNLTLTAENGTIVNATKKNSMQIAFPEGNYTLVYDAPLDGYLMYAQYLSPFNTTVFLPAGFHTNNLILGPVSNDGKTYLIDEETTQLQEQGIVPNATQYETVVVWTDKRDIQMRFYPASYEKYFVICMGLWFVLFCAVGYRYWRLRRKADQYL; this is translated from the coding sequence GCGCTCCGCCAATCGAGATCGACCCGACCATCGAGGCACTGCTCTCCGTGCTGTAACTGCAGTACTGCTGATAGGCATACTGCTGATTGTCCCTGCATCCGCGAACACGGCGACGTATTACATTGCGGAGAACGGGGCATCCTTCTCCGCAGAGGTCACTCTGGTAAACCAGAGCGGTTATATGCTGATCTCTCCCGGTTTCATCGGGGAGGGAGCGGAACTGAAAGTAACGAACCTTACACTTACTGCGGAGAACGGGACTATTGTAAACGCCACGAAGAAGAATTCCATGCAGATAGCGTTTCCGGAAGGAAACTATACGCTTGTCTATGATGCACCGCTTGACGGGTATCTGATGTATGCGCAGTATCTCTCACCGTTCAATACCACGGTGTTTCTTCCGGCAGGCTTTCATACAAACAACCTGATTCTTGGTCCCGTAAGCAATGACGGTAAAACATATCTGATTGATGAGGAGACGACACAGCTGCAGGAACAGGGCATTGTCCCGAATGCTACGCAGTATGAAACGGTTGTCGTCTGGACGGACAAACGCGATATCCAGATGCGGTTTTATCCTGCAAGCTATGAGAAGTACTTCGTGATCTGTATGGGTCTGTGGTTTGTTCTCTTCTGTGCTGTAGGATACCGGTACTGGCGGCTGAGACGAAAAGCAGATCAGTATCTCTAA